In the genome of Pseudomonas sp. LBUM920, one region contains:
- a CDS encoding hybrid sensor histidine kinase/response regulator, which translates to MRYLLILLLCGLPMLAGAVEFNQSTRSLPLGRVMQVLEDPTDALTIAQVSSPAYAAQFKTHDQATLNAGYSRSVFWLKVDLHYTATDPRAPRTWFLELAYPPLNRLDLYQNDGTGGYRLTTRTGSALPFSSREVRQSNYLFKLNFVPDQQQTVYLRLQSEGSIQAPLTLWAGTAYLEEQPLRLYVLGAIYGVLLGMLVYNLFIYLSVRDTSYLYYILYIASFGLYQLSVNGVAVEYFWPNNPWWSNAAVPFLIGSAALFGSLFARSFLHTAQHSRWLDRILLALATCGAVVLVLALLTSYAVALRLATGLALVFTVTIFVAAIKAWYCGQRMARYFIIAWSAFLLGGVVNTLMVLGYLPNMFLTMYASQLGSAIEVALLSLALADRINGMREQQAQILFDASQKLEVLNQQLARSNRLKDEFLATLTHELRTPMNGVIGSLELMQTVPLDDDLAQYQQTAAGSARDMMRMVNGILTLTELQAGRLTAQPQVFSLRGALDTLRQQFSTGAQNKGLAFSIDVADELPDRVIGDADKLIQCLDCLLDNAFKFTHEGAVRVRVVGVPQSDGSLRLSFIVTDSGIGFAFLDEATLYQRFFQLDGSTTREYGGLGIGLAICRQLIELLGGRLTHHSEPRKGSRFQLEVTVTPVPPEPKATAQETLTQRAPHECAVLLVDDNSVGQLAVRGMLLKLGYRVKTVDNGSSALATLQSETFDAVLLDVPEGGFSLCCQIRALPGCGELPVIALTTSLNGTDRERCHGIGITDRLAKPVRFEALQAVLERRLLCPLEGESAGH; encoded by the coding sequence ATGCGCTATTTGCTGATCTTATTATTGTGCGGGCTGCCAATGCTCGCCGGCGCCGTCGAGTTCAATCAGAGCACTCGAAGCCTGCCGCTGGGCCGGGTCATGCAAGTACTCGAAGACCCTACCGACGCCCTCACCATCGCCCAAGTCAGTTCCCCCGCCTACGCCGCCCAGTTCAAGACCCACGACCAAGCCACCCTCAATGCCGGCTATTCACGCTCGGTGTTCTGGCTCAAGGTCGACCTGCATTACACCGCCACTGACCCGCGCGCGCCGCGTACCTGGTTCCTGGAACTGGCGTACCCGCCGCTGAACCGCCTGGACCTGTACCAGAACGACGGCACCGGCGGCTACCGACTGACCACTCGCACCGGCAGTGCACTGCCCTTTTCCAGCCGTGAAGTGCGCCAGAGCAACTACCTGTTCAAGCTCAACTTTGTGCCCGACCAGCAGCAAACCGTGTACCTGCGCCTGCAAAGCGAAGGCTCGATCCAGGCGCCGTTGACGCTCTGGGCCGGCACCGCTTACCTGGAAGAACAGCCGCTGCGCCTGTATGTACTGGGCGCCATCTACGGCGTACTGCTGGGGATGCTGGTCTACAACCTGTTTATCTACCTCAGCGTGCGCGACACCAGCTACCTCTATTACATCCTTTATATCGCCTCGTTCGGCCTGTACCAGCTGTCGGTCAATGGCGTGGCCGTGGAGTACTTCTGGCCGAACAACCCGTGGTGGTCGAATGCGGCGGTGCCGTTCCTGATCGGGTCGGCGGCGCTGTTCGGCAGCCTGTTTGCGCGCAGCTTCCTGCACACCGCGCAGCACAGCCGCTGGCTCGACCGGATCTTGCTGGCGCTGGCGACCTGCGGCGCGGTGGTGCTGGTGCTGGCGCTGCTGACCAGCTATGCGGTGGCCCTGCGCCTGGCTACCGGTCTGGCGCTGGTGTTTACCGTGACCATCTTTGTTGCTGCGATCAAGGCGTGGTATTGCGGCCAGCGCATGGCGCGGTATTTCATCATCGCCTGGTCGGCATTCCTGCTCGGCGGGGTGGTCAACACCCTGATGGTGTTGGGCTACTTGCCCAACATGTTCCTCACCATGTACGCAAGCCAGCTCGGTTCTGCGATTGAGGTGGCGCTGCTCTCGTTGGCCCTGGCGGACCGCATCAATGGCATGCGTGAGCAGCAGGCGCAAATCCTGTTCGACGCCAGCCAGAAACTCGAAGTGCTCAACCAGCAGCTCGCGCGCAGCAATCGTCTGAAAGACGAATTCCTCGCCACCCTGACCCATGAGCTGCGCACCCCGATGAACGGCGTGATCGGCTCCCTTGAGCTGATGCAAACCGTGCCGCTGGACGATGACCTGGCGCAGTACCAGCAAACCGCCGCCGGCTCGGCGCGGGACATGATGCGCATGGTCAACGGCATTCTCACTCTGACCGAACTGCAGGCCGGGCGCCTGACCGCCCAACCCCAGGTGTTCAGCCTGCGCGGCGCGCTCGACACCTTGCGTCAACAGTTCAGTACCGGCGCCCAGAACAAGGGCCTGGCATTCTCCATCGACGTGGCGGACGAGTTGCCGGACCGCGTGATCGGCGATGCCGACAAACTGATCCAGTGCCTGGATTGCCTGCTCGACAACGCGTTCAAGTTCACCCACGAAGGCGCCGTGCGCGTGCGTGTGGTTGGGGTTCCACAGAGCGATGGCAGCTTGCGCCTGAGCTTTATCGTCACCGACAGTGGTATTGGCTTCGCTTTCCTCGACGAGGCCACGCTGTATCAGCGCTTCTTCCAGCTCGACGGCTCGACCACCCGCGAATACGGCGGCCTGGGCATCGGCCTGGCGATCTGCCGACAGCTGATCGAGCTGCTCGGTGGGCGCCTGACCCATCATTCGGAGCCGCGCAAGGGCAGCCGTTTCCAACTCGAGGTGACCGTAACCCCGGTGCCTCCCGAACCCAAAGCGACGGCCCAGGAAACCTTGACGCAGCGCGCGCCCCACGAGTGCGCGGTGCTGCTGGTGGACGACAACAGCGTCGGCCAGTTGGCGGTGCGTGGCATGCTGCTCAAGCTGGGCTATCGGGTGAAAACCGTGGACAACGGTTCGTCTGCGCTGGCGACGTTGCAGAGTGAAACGTTTGATGCGGTGCTGCTGGATGTGCCTGAAGGCGGGTTCTCATTGTGCTGTCAGATCCGTGCACTGCCTGGGTGTGGCGAACTGCCGGTGATCGCCCTGACGACGTCCCTCAATGGCACGGACCGCGAGCGCTGCCATGGCATTGGCATCACGGACCGGCTGGCCAAGCCTGTGCGTTTTGAAGCGCTGCAGGCGGTGCTGGAGCGTCGGCTGCTGTGCCCGTTAGAGGGCGAAAGCGCCGGACATTAG
- a CDS encoding hydroxymethylpyrimidine/phosphomethylpyrimidine kinase — protein MNIYSSRPVVLCLSGHDPSGGAGLQADIEALLAQGCHAAPAVTALTVQNTVNVSDFRVLDREWVLAQANAVLGDSEVAAVKLGMLGSTAMVDTVVELLQAHPHLPVVCDPVLRAGGGGSLGKDEVGYAMRERLLPLSLIATPNLPEARILAELPEGTADECAEKLLPFIKHLLITGGHGDEHEVHNRLYSRDGTRQTFTCQRLPGSYHGSGCTLASALAGRIAQGEGLVSAVQSALNYTWRTLRDAEQLGQGQFVPRRLPLDFCS, from the coding sequence ATGAATATCTACAGCTCTCGCCCCGTTGTCCTCTGTCTCTCCGGCCATGACCCAAGTGGTGGCGCCGGCCTGCAGGCAGATATCGAAGCCCTGCTCGCTCAAGGCTGTCATGCGGCTCCCGCCGTCACCGCCCTGACCGTGCAGAACACCGTCAATGTCAGCGATTTCCGCGTGCTCGACCGCGAGTGGGTCCTGGCCCAGGCGAATGCCGTGCTCGGCGATTCCGAGGTGGCGGCGGTCAAGCTTGGCATGCTCGGCTCCACCGCGATGGTCGACACCGTGGTCGAACTGCTGCAGGCGCACCCGCACCTGCCGGTGGTGTGCGACCCGGTGCTGCGGGCCGGCGGCGGTGGCAGCCTGGGCAAGGACGAAGTCGGCTACGCCATGCGCGAGCGGCTGCTGCCGTTGTCGCTGATCGCCACGCCCAACTTGCCTGAAGCGCGCATCCTCGCCGAATTGCCTGAGGGCACCGCGGACGAATGCGCCGAGAAGCTGCTGCCGTTTATCAAGCACTTGCTGATCACCGGCGGCCACGGCGACGAGCATGAAGTGCACAATCGCCTGTACAGCCGCGACGGCACGCGCCAGACCTTTACCTGCCAGCGCCTGCCCGGCAGCTATCATGGTTCGGGCTGCACGCTGGCCAGCGCACTGGCTGGTCGCATCGCCCAGGGCGAAGGCCTGGTCAGCGCCGTGCAGTCAGCGCTCAACTACACGTGGCGTACCTTGCGTGACGCCGAACAACTCGGCCAGGGCCAGTTCGTGCCGCGCCGTTTGCCGCTGGATTTCTGCTCTTAA